A single window of Psychromonas ingrahamii 37 DNA harbors:
- a CDS encoding PepSY domain-containing protein, which yields MKMASILTLAVCLFLPLTASANDESLKIKVGSTARAVQLVKHQYQGKVLRVQASNAQGNPGYKVKMISKEGRVFYLFVDAQNGNISGK from the coding sequence ATGAAAATGGCTTCTATCTTGACTCTGGCAGTCTGTTTATTTTTGCCTTTGACAGCATCCGCTAATGACGAATCATTAAAAATCAAGGTTGGCAGTACTGCTCGGGCGGTACAATTAGTTAAGCACCAATATCAAGGTAAGGTTCTCAGAGTTCAAGCAAGTAACGCTCAGGGTAACCCCGGTTATAAGGTTAAGATGATTTCCAAAGAGGGACGGGTGTTTTATCTCTTTGTCGATGCTCAAAACGGCAACATTAGCGGAAAATAG
- the mnmH gene encoding tRNA 2-selenouridine(34) synthase MnmH, whose amino-acid sequence MSELKMQQSDLQEQQLYRSLFLLKTPLIDLRAPVEFAQGAFPESCNLPLMTDNEREQVGTCYKKEGQAAAITLGHQLVASDIQNRIRKWAQFKEENPTAWLYCFRGGLRSRLSAQFLKDHGVDINIVPGGYKALRRYLINVIDQASEKKLMIVGGNTGCGKTLLIQALDNGLDIEGRANHRGSSFGKQVTEQPRQISYENQLAVDILHISQHASSLVIEDESKAVGALYVPERLFAGMTRAPMVVVNDPLEIRLQRLCYEYCTLMTEKFNLALGAEQGWQAYEKYLQNGLYGIRKRLGTEKFKVMNTVLEAALKQQKNTGSVEGHLNWIASILRDYYDPMYQYQLEKKADRVQFRGTFQEVKEWLTVNTK is encoded by the coding sequence ATGAGTGAATTAAAAATGCAACAAAGCGACCTTCAAGAGCAACAATTATACCGCTCGTTATTTTTGTTAAAGACCCCGCTGATTGACCTTAGGGCGCCCGTTGAATTTGCTCAGGGTGCTTTTCCTGAAAGTTGTAACTTACCGCTAATGACAGATAACGAGCGGGAGCAGGTTGGTACTTGTTATAAAAAAGAGGGACAAGCGGCTGCCATTACACTCGGGCATCAGTTAGTGGCATCGGATATACAAAATCGCATTAGAAAATGGGCCCAGTTTAAAGAGGAAAACCCAACGGCATGGCTGTACTGTTTCCGAGGGGGGCTACGCTCACGATTATCGGCGCAATTTCTGAAAGATCACGGCGTTGATATTAATATCGTGCCGGGTGGTTATAAAGCGTTGCGCCGTTATCTTATTAACGTTATCGATCAGGCGTCTGAGAAAAAGTTAATGATTGTTGGCGGTAATACAGGTTGTGGTAAAACACTGTTAATCCAAGCGCTTGATAACGGGCTGGATATCGAAGGTCGGGCCAATCACCGCGGCTCCAGTTTTGGTAAGCAGGTAACCGAGCAGCCGCGGCAAATTAGTTATGAAAATCAACTTGCGGTTGATATTCTGCATATTTCACAACATGCCAGCTCCTTGGTTATTGAGGATGAAAGCAAAGCTGTTGGCGCATTATATGTTCCTGAGCGGCTGTTTGCAGGTATGACGCGCGCGCCTATGGTGGTCGTTAATGATCCTCTTGAAATTCGCCTGCAGAGACTCTGTTATGAATACTGCACTTTAATGACGGAAAAGTTTAACCTAGCATTAGGAGCTGAGCAGGGGTGGCAGGCTTATGAAAAATATTTACAGAATGGCCTGTACGGTATTAGAAAACGCTTGGGAACAGAAAAGTTTAAGGTAATGAATACTGTTTTGGAGGCCGCACTCAAGCAGCAGAAAAATACCGGGAGCGTCGAGGGGCACCTTAACTGGATTGCGTCAATACTAAGGGATTATTACGATCCTATGTACCAATATCAGCTTGAGAAAAAAGCCGACCGAGTACAATTTAGGGGCACATTCCAAGAGGTAAAAGAATGGTTAACCGTTAACACAAAATAA
- a CDS encoding 3-deoxy-7-phosphoheptulonate synthase, whose product MPKNENIYIESETVLITPAELKDLVPASEEVYQFIAEARQTVSNIVHKKDPRFLVICGPCSIHDIDAAKDYATRLKSLHEEYKDTLYIVMRVYFEKPRTTVGWKGLINDPYMDDSFEIETGLKQARELLLWISELGLPIATEALDPISPQYLGDLFSWSAIGARTTESQTHREMASGLSMPVGFKNGTDGSLSTAVNAMKSASSPHRFMGINQLGQSALLQTSGNRDGHVILRGGGGKPNYDSVNVALAEQALKKAKVEEVLIVDCSHENSNKNHTLQPLVAKDVFHQVTEGNKSIVGIMLESNINEGNQAATLPKASLKYGVSVTDACIDWETTSQLLAEAVNVLKDTLKTR is encoded by the coding sequence ATGCCTAAAAATGAAAATATTTATATAGAATCAGAAACAGTGTTAATCACTCCCGCAGAATTAAAAGATTTAGTGCCTGCTTCAGAAGAAGTTTATCAGTTTATCGCAGAAGCCCGCCAAACAGTGTCGAATATAGTGCATAAAAAAGATCCTCGTTTTTTGGTGATTTGCGGACCTTGTTCTATTCATGATATTGATGCCGCTAAAGACTATGCGACACGCCTAAAATCCTTACATGAGGAATATAAGGATACGCTTTATATTGTTATGAGGGTCTATTTTGAAAAACCCCGCACCACAGTTGGTTGGAAAGGGTTAATCAATGACCCGTACATGGATGATTCATTCGAAATTGAAACTGGATTAAAGCAAGCTCGCGAACTACTGCTATGGATTTCCGAATTAGGTTTACCTATTGCAACGGAAGCGCTTGATCCTATCAGCCCGCAATATTTAGGCGATCTGTTTAGTTGGTCTGCAATTGGCGCGCGTACTACTGAGTCACAAACTCACCGCGAAATGGCAAGTGGTTTATCAATGCCGGTTGGTTTCAAAAATGGCACCGACGGCAGTTTATCTACCGCTGTCAACGCGATGAAATCTGCGTCTTCTCCACATCGTTTTATGGGTATTAACCAGTTAGGCCAAAGTGCATTACTGCAGACCTCGGGTAATCGAGATGGACATGTTATTTTACGTGGTGGTGGTGGTAAGCCAAACTATGATTCCGTCAACGTTGCACTGGCTGAGCAGGCGCTTAAAAAAGCCAAAGTAGAAGAAGTATTAATTGTCGACTGCAGCCATGAAAATTCAAATAAAAATCATACCCTGCAGCCTTTAGTGGCAAAAGATGTATTCCATCAGGTGACTGAAGGAAATAAATCCATTGTCGGTATTATGCTAGAAAGTAATATTAATGAAGGTAATCAAGCAGCCACATTGCCTAAAGCGTCCCTTAAATATGGTGTGTCAGTCACTGATGCCTGTATTGATTGGGAAACAACGAGTCAACTTCTTGCTGAAGCTGTCAATGTATTAAAAGATACTTTAAAAACAAGATAA
- a CDS encoding response regulator transcription factor: protein MRILLVEDDISLQSNLKQHLIASHYRVDAASDGEEGLFQGIEYNYDAAIIDLGLPKIDGITVITRLREKNRNFPILILTARDSWQDKVEGLDAGADDYLCKPFYPEELVARLNALIRRSAGKASPVINNGPFSINTSSLEVKKEHEFISLSASEYKIFEYFMLHPGEVKSKTVLTEHIYDQDFDLDSNVIEVFIRRLRKKLDPDNEYGLIETLRGQGYRLTPLPTSQSDG from the coding sequence ATGAGAATACTGTTAGTCGAAGACGATATCAGTCTTCAGAGCAATCTAAAACAACACTTAATCGCTTCTCATTATAGGGTTGATGCCGCATCCGATGGTGAAGAGGGGCTTTTTCAGGGAATTGAATATAATTATGATGCGGCCATTATCGATCTGGGTTTACCTAAAATCGACGGTATCACTGTTATTACTCGCCTTCGGGAAAAAAACAGAAATTTTCCAATTTTAATTCTAACGGCCCGCGACAGTTGGCAGGATAAAGTAGAAGGACTCGATGCCGGTGCCGATGACTATTTGTGCAAACCCTTTTATCCGGAAGAACTGGTGGCCAGGCTGAACGCCCTGATTCGCCGTTCAGCGGGTAAAGCGAGTCCGGTTATTAATAATGGCCCCTTCAGCATTAATACCAGTAGCCTTGAAGTAAAAAAAGAACATGAATTTATAAGCTTAAGCGCATCTGAGTACAAGATTTTTGAGTACTTTATGCTTCACCCTGGCGAAGTTAAATCAAAAACCGTGCTCACGGAACATATTTACGATCAGGATTTTGATCTTGATTCCAATGTGATCGAAGTCTTTATCCGACGCTTAAGAAAAAAACTCGATCCGGATAATGAATATGGACTTATCGAGACATTAAGAGGGCAAGGTTACCGCCTTACTCCGTTGCCAACAAGCCAGAGTGATGGCTAA
- the selD gene encoding selenide, water dikinase SelD, translated as MSADYEHTNVRLTQYSHGAGCGCKISPKVLDSILVSALPAFQDPNLLVGNENKDDAAVYDLGNGSCIISTTDFFMPIVDDPFDFGRIAATNAISDIYAMGGKPIMAIAILGWPINKLAPGIAAQVIDGGRSVCHEAGIVLAGGHSIDAPEPIFGLAVTGIVPTDKVKKNSQAKEGDLLFLSKPIGIGILTTAEKKGLLQAAHKNLARDTMCELNKIGAEFAHIEGVNAMTDVTGFGLLGHLSEICEGSGLSASLDFAAIPTLDAIEYYVEQGCVPGGSMRNFDSYGHKVTPLSELQKTILCDPQTSGGLLISVSPSSADILLTTAKNSGVKLFQIGKIESKNAQQPVISVL; from the coding sequence ATGTCAGCAGATTATGAACATACCAATGTACGTCTAACCCAGTACAGCCACGGTGCCGGTTGCGGATGTAAAATCTCCCCAAAAGTCTTAGATAGTATTCTGGTATCAGCACTTCCTGCCTTCCAGGATCCCAATCTATTAGTGGGCAATGAAAATAAAGATGATGCCGCTGTTTATGATCTTGGCAACGGTAGTTGTATTATCAGTACCACAGACTTTTTTATGCCTATTGTTGATGATCCTTTTGATTTTGGCCGCATTGCAGCGACTAATGCGATCAGCGATATTTATGCGATGGGCGGTAAACCCATTATGGCCATTGCTATTCTCGGCTGGCCGATCAACAAATTGGCTCCCGGCATAGCGGCCCAGGTGATTGACGGTGGTCGTTCGGTTTGCCATGAAGCCGGGATTGTATTAGCGGGTGGGCACAGTATTGATGCGCCCGAGCCTATTTTCGGATTGGCCGTTACCGGCATAGTACCGACCGACAAAGTGAAAAAAAATAGCCAGGCTAAAGAAGGTGATTTGCTGTTTTTGTCTAAACCTATTGGTATCGGCATTTTAACCACAGCAGAAAAAAAGGGCTTGCTGCAGGCGGCCCATAAAAATTTGGCGCGCGATACTATGTGTGAGCTTAATAAAATCGGAGCGGAGTTTGCGCATATAGAGGGTGTCAATGCGATGACCGACGTAACCGGTTTTGGTTTGTTGGGGCATTTATCGGAAATTTGCGAAGGTAGCGGTTTGTCTGCATCTCTTGATTTTGCGGCTATTCCCACCTTAGATGCCATTGAATATTATGTCGAGCAAGGTTGTGTACCCGGTGGTTCAATGCGTAATTTTGACAGTTACGGCCATAAAGTGACACCCCTTAGTGAACTGCAAAAAACTATTTTATGCGATCCGCAAACATCGGGTGGCCTGCTTATTTCTGTTTCACCGTCGAGCGCTGACATATTGCTTACAACCGCCAAAAACAGTGGTGTAAAGTTATTTCAGATTGGAAAAATAGAGTCAAAAAACGCTCAGCAACCCGTTATTTCAGTGTTATAA